From the Tripterygium wilfordii isolate XIE 37 chromosome 6, ASM1340144v1, whole genome shotgun sequence genome, one window contains:
- the LOC119999678 gene encoding mannan endo-1,4-beta-mannosidase 7-like: protein MEMERHWSTLFLFVLLLIQKQGMFHLVEADDGFVRTQGVQFVLNGSPFYANGFNAYWLMYFAADPSLRTKVTSVFQEARDYGLTIARAWAFGDGGDQPLQYSPGSYNEQMFQGLDFAISEANRHGIKLVLSLVNNYDQYGGKKQYVNWARNQGQSISSDDEFFSNSVVKDYYKNHIKTVLMRRNSVSGVAYKDDPTIMAWELINEPRCNSDLSGKSIQAWITDMASYLKSVDGNHLLEVGLEGFYGQTSADKQQYNPNFQVGTDFIANNQIAGVDFATVHSYPDQWLPGSSCETQNSFLNNWLNIHIQDAQNILNKPVLFAEFGKSAKTSPYDQRDELFDKIYSAIYSSASSGGAAAGGLFWQLLTEGMDSYRDGYEVIFSENPSTASIVSQQSQKLNRIRKMYARLRNVEKLTQERGD from the exons ATGGAGATGGAGAGGCATTGGAGTACTCTGTTTTTATTTGTTCTTCTGTTGATTCAAAAGCAGGGGATGTTTCACCTGGTAGAAGCAGATGATGGGTTTGTGAGAACACAAGGAGTTCAATTTGTGTTGAATGGGAGCCCATTTTATGCAAATGGGTTCAACGCGTACTGGCTCATGTATTTCGCCGCAGACCCATCTCTGAGAACCAAGGTCACCTCCGTATTTCAAGAAGCCAGAGACTACGGCCTCACCATTGCAAGAGCTTGGGCTTTCGGGGATGGTGGAGATCAGCCTCTACAGTACTCTCCTGGCTCCTATAATGAGCAAATGTTCCAG GGGTTGGATTTCGCTATATCCGAAGCTAATAGACATGGGATTAAGCTTGTGTTGAGTCTGGTGAACAATTATGATCAATATGGAGGGAAGAAACAGTATGTGAACTGGGCAAGAAATCAAGGGCAGTCCATTTCTTCTGATGATGAATTCTTTAGCAACTCTGTGGTCAAGGACTACTACAAGAACCACATCAAG ACTGTTCTTATGAGAAGAAACAGTGTGAGTGGAGTTGCTTACAAAGATGACCCAACAATAATGGCATGGGAGCTGATAAACGAGCCCAGATGCAACTCTGATCTATCAGGCAAATCTATCCAG GCTTGGATTACAGATATGGCATCCTACTTGAAATCTGTTGATGGAAACCATTTACTAGAAGTGGGTCTTGAAGGTTTCTATGGACAGACATCAGCTGATAAGCAACAATACAACCCAAACTTCCAAGTAGGAACAGATTTCATTGCCAACAATCAGATCGCTGGTGTTGATTTCGCAACAGTTCACTCGTACCCAGATCAATG GTTACCTGGCTCGAGCTGCGAAACCCAGAATTCATTCTTGAACAATTGGCTCAACATTCACATCCAAGATGCGCAGAACATCCTTAACAAGCCAGTTCTCTTTGCGGAGTTTGGAAAATCTGCCaaaacttctccatatgaccaaAGGGATGAGCTCTTTGATAAAATCTACTCTGCAATTTATTCATCAGCTAGCAGTGGAGGTGCAGCGGCTGGTGGCCTGTTCTGGCAACTTTTAACCGAAGGAATGGACTCGTACCGGGATGGTTATGAGGTTATCTTCAGTGAGAACCCTTCAACAGCTAGCATTGTCTCTCAACAGTCACAAAAGCTTAACCGGATCCGGAAGATGTATGCGAGATTGCGAAACGTGGAGAAGTTGACGCAGGAAAGGGGAGATTAA
- the LOC119999702 gene encoding 50S ribosomal protein L31, chloroplastic-like: MALTLPNSFLQIKPSSPSSLPVRKVVSARAGNHGMQVTCRKRDIHPQFHEDAKVYCNGELVMTTGGTQKEYVVDVWSGNHPFYLGSRSAQLVDADQVAKFRKRFAGLPELMEIPVLKGEIVLPSKRISISKKGASQKKK; the protein is encoded by the exons ATGGCGCTAACTCTTCCAAATTCATTTCTCCAGATAAAACCATCCTCTCCCTCATCGCTACCCGTCAGAAAG gTGGTGAGTGCAAGAGCTGGAAATCATGGGATGCAAGTGACTTGCAGGAAAAGAGACATACACCCGCAGTTCCACGAGGATGCGAAGGTGTACTGTAACGGAGAGCTTGTGATGACCACCGGCGGGACCCAGAAGGAGTATGTGGTGGACGTTTGGTCCGGAAACCACCCCTTCTACCTCGGAAGTCGCTCTGCGCAGCTCGTCGATGCCGACCAGGTCGCGAAGTTCAGAAAGAGATTCGCTGGCCTACCTGAGCTCATGGAAATTCCCGTTCTCAAAGGCGAGATCGTCCTCCCCTCAAAACGCATTTCCATATCAAAAAAAGGCGCTTCTCAAAAGAAGAAGTAG
- the LOC120001013 gene encoding uncharacterized protein LOC120001013, with product MNFQSVRAEKDTAMRRYDIQRNLKTFVRISTLFSLLVLCFSWSCPWIPAALDIAGEFFRTIKSVLYQRQYGFLLVNTLALAIYFSNHKNVDVAQPDLYDEYVSESAAANLHLPESETKIAVVNPNSSSPVGTRRSKLVVVTECSASVKCREIEVTETGRSYRRSQSESFERRTVAVRRELRRSETEMAVGRQSMEEMSSEEFRIIVESFIAKKKRDLKEEDIHNLVRSRSYSHPGVAEP from the coding sequence ATGAATTTTCAGAGTGTCAGGGCAGAGAAGGATACCGCTATGAGAAGGTACGACATACAGAGGAACCTCAAAACCTTTGTACGCATCTCAACTCTGTTTTCTCTTCTGGTTCTCTGCTTCTCGTGGTCTTGTCCATGGATTCCGGCTGCCCTGGATATCGCCGGCGAGTTTTTCCGGACAATCAAATCGGTTCTCTATCAGCGTCAATACGGTTTTCTGCTTGTGAATACTCTGGCCCTCGCTATATACTTCTCAAATCACAAGAATGTTGACGTCGCGCAGCCTGATCTCTATGACGAGTACGTCTCCGAATCCGCGGCCGCTAATCTCCATTTACCGGAGTCGGAGACGAAAATCGCGGTCGTTAATCCCAATTCCAGCTCTCCTGTTGGAACAAGACGCAGCAAGCTTGTTGTTGTGACAGAGTGCTCTGCTTCGGTGAAATGTCGTGAAATTGAGGTTACCGAGACAGGGCGGAGTTACAGGAGGAGTCAATCGGAGAGCTTTGAGAGGCGGACGGTAGCGGTGCGGAGAGAGCTGAGGAGATCAGAGACGGAGATGGCTGTGGGGAGGCAGTCAATGGAGGAGATGAGTAGTGAGGAGTTCAGGATTATAGTGGAGAGTTTCATTGCTAAGAAAAAGAGGGACTTGAAGGAAGAAGATATTCATAATCTGGTACGCTCACGCTCATACTCACACCCTGGTGTAGCTGAGCCATGA